A stretch of DNA from Oryza brachyantha chromosome 4, ObraRS2, whole genome shotgun sequence:
aatgcCAAATAATCATCCCGGTAAAACGTGATCATACAAAGGGAGTATTTCGTTAGACTATATAACATTTTGCAGAACTAATGTAGAGTGATttttttaggccttgtttagtttgcaaaatttttttaaaaaacatcacatcaaaactttaaacacatatttgaagtattaacataatctaattacaaaacagattccgcctgaaaactgcgagacgaatcttttaagtctaattaatctatcattagcacatactggttaccgtagcacttatggctaattacgtcctaattagacttaaaagattcgtttcattattttctctataactgtgtaattagttttaatgttaatatatatttaatgcttcatttagatatttaaaaatttgatgtgatgtttttggaaaaagtttttgaaactaaacagcccccTGAATTATCACTTTATCTAGCACTGATATCCGAACTATATTCAAATGATTCTTCGTTACCCAGTTTGTGCGCCAACCATATTCAAATCCTGATCCGCTCTTCCCTCCAAAACAAGGAAATGGCGCCACCTCGCAACCAACCCCTCTCACTGCCTCCGTCGCCGCACTCcctccgtcgcctcctccacgcccgcctcccgcccctcctcctcctcgccgcgcacgcgctcgccgccgtcgccggccacctCTCCGGCCCCGACCCACGCCACCCGCAcacgctcctcctcctcgcttaCTCCCGCCACGCGTCCTCGtggccccgcgcgcgcctccacctcctcctcctcttccgaTCCTCCCTCCGCGTCCCCGTGTGCCCCACCCGCCACACCCTCCCGCTCGCcgtgtccgccgccgcgtcggcgcaCCACTTCCGGCTCGCGCTCTCCCTCCACGCCCTCGCCGTCATCCGCAACCTCGTCCCGTTCGCGCACGTCTCCAACGCGCTCGTCTCCCTCTACGCCAGGAACGCGCTCCCGGACGCCGCGCGCAGGGTGTTCGACGGAATGCCCGCCCCGGACGTCGTCTCGTACAACGCCCTGATGGATGGGTACGTCAAGGCTGGGCGGCTGGGGCTCGCCATGAGGGAGTTCGAGGGGATGCCGGAGCGGGACGCCATGTCATGGGGCACGGTAGTCGCAGGGTGTGCCAAGGCTGGGCGGTTGGAGGAGGCAGTGCGGCTGTTTGACAGGATGAGGAAGGAAGGATTCAGGCCGGACGACGTCGCGTTGGCCGCGGTGCTGTCGTGCTGCGCGCAGCTCGGCGCGCTGGAGAAGGGGCGGGAGGTGCATGACTATGTGAGGCAGAACATTCCCCGGCCAAACGTGTTCTTGTGTACAGGGATTGTTGATCTCTATGCAAAGTGTGGGTGCGTCGAGGTTGCCAGGGAGGTATTTGAAGCATGTCCTGAGAAGAACGTGTTCACGTGGAATGCGCTCATTGTCGGTCTGGCAATGCATGGCCATGGCAGGGTGGCACTGGAATATTTCGACCGCATGCTGGTTGAGGGCTTTCGACCAGACGGGACCACTTTCCTCGGTGTGTTGATTGGTTGCAGCCATGCTGGCCTTGTGGACACGTCAAGGAGGATATTCTGTGAGATGGAGGGCAAGCATGGCGTTCATCGAGAGTTGAAACATTATGGATGTATGGCTGATCTGCTTGGCCGAGCTGGGTTTATTGAGGAAGCAATGGAGATGGTCAAGAAGATGCCAATGGAGGGGGACTCATATGTCTGGGGAGGCATACTGGCTGGCTGCAGAATGCATGGGAATGTAGACTATGCTGAAGTAGCTGCCCAGCATTTACTGGAGCTGAACCCTGAAGACGGTGGGGTATACTCTGTCATGGCCGGAATCTATGCAGATGCCAGTAGATGGGAGGATGTTGCGAGGATAAGGAAATTGATGGATGAAAGGATCGGTAAGAGGAATGCTGGTTGCAGTTTGATCACGATGGAGTGCAAAGATGGTATCAAGATAATGAGCTGATTGTGGGCATCGTGCAATCTGAGTGGAGTCTCCCTGGAGGGTTAAAAATTCCAAGGTAGAAAGTTGCACAGCAGGAGGATCAACAGGATTGCAATGACAAGGCTGCTAAGGTGTCAACCAGCCTCTCCATTTGATAATGTCGATCCATCAAAGTTGCTGCCCCTGACCATATAGTGTGATCTTATTGAGAATGGTAATGGCAAAGTCTCACACATTGTTCTTCTGGGCACAATAGTTGCAATTTTGCATGCTGAAAGCATGGAAAGTGTGCATAGGAGCAGCAAGGCAGCACTGGGAGTCATTGCAGTTCAGGCGAAATCTGATGACTGTTTTTCCTTAGCTACAATCTGacaattttattcttcataGTTACATTTTCCTTACAATAAGATATTGATGGACTTCGTGGCAACTATGTAGCAAATTTATGGATGATTAATTACTTGCATTTGATTAGTGGTTACTGAACGTGTATCTAGAAAACAACTGGGAGATGCTGACATAATTGGATTTACTACGTATCTTTGCCTGAGTAGAAACCAGGATACTTTGCcatgtcatttttttagttattttgctGATAGTAATGAAGAGGTCCATAagaatgtaattttttaaagagcTTTGAAACCAGTGATTCTGTGCATGAGCCTTGGTTCTGATGATGGCTAATTTTGATGCAAATAATAAGATGTTGCACATCAATAGCTATAGGTTGTCAGTAAAAGAGTTCCCTTTCAACTTCTTAGCTTGTGTTTATATCCTTAATTATCCATTTATGCTTTGACCACGGTCTCAActatttattctattttatgtGCTACTGAATATTTTCTCCTTATTTTTACCCattcaactatttttttattatttgcagGAATTAGAGAAGGACGAGACTACATCAGGATTGCTCAAGATGGTTGTACAACCAGACTGCCGATGATGTCCTCTGCATTCTCTTGTTTGATTCCTCTGCTTTCATAACAGAAGGTAAAATTtcaaagagtgaagtgcaccagcggtctctaaacttgtgtgcatgtgtcatctaggtctctgaactctcaaaatgtattttcggGTCTCCGAACTTatccgggggtgtcatataggtctaaaCGGGTTttgacccgctccatccgatGACGTGGCATACCACGGTGACGTCtacgagaagagagagaaaagaataaggagagagatactgatATCTGGGTTCCATATggccccaccaacacgtaggcgtcaccgtggcatgccatgtCAGTGGATAGAGCAGTCCGGAGCTCGAttagacctatatgacacccccggacaagttcgggtacctgaaaatacattttgagagtttagggacctagatgacacatgcacacaagtttaaggaccgttggtgcacttcactcattTTCAAAAGATTCAGAAGCTTTGCAATCTCATGTTCACCTAATGGTCGAAGGAAGAAAATGCAGCAATAGCTCACATGGCTTGCAACAAATTTTCTTAGGTTGGCTGTTGTACGTTACTGAGTTGAACTCACTCCATCACCCAGGGATATGCCTTCCTCATCACAGTTTACAGCAACTGCATGCTATACTCAGGGAAGACGGAGCTGAGTTGCAGTGGGCAGAGCTTCTCGTTAGCTTCCCTATGCAAACTCGCCAAGTGCAGGTAGCACTTTGAACATGTAAATCAATCATAACTGTTCATGCTTCAGAGGAATGAACACGTTCAGAATTGTTCATAATAATTCAGAGAGAACATATCTGTTCAGAACTTAGATGTGATCACTGATCAGAGTCAAATATGACCTACCCATGGAGAAATATTGCATTGCATAGAAGAAACAAAGGCACATGCCCGTAGGCTCAAAATCCATTTCCAGTAACATGAATGTTTGAGCAAGACATCTGAGGAAGAACATCAGTGCACAGTGTTTTGTTTCTGCAATGAGATTCAACTCCTGTTTACTAGCATGATGTTGACTTTTCTCtgctttataaatatatattgaatatCCTAGATAGATTATTTCAACTGTGTAGTGTGTATTAAATCTCCTTAAAAGGTCATTTTACTTGAAACTGCATTTCACATAGATCTGCCATTAAATTTTATGATGATTTTGTCCAGAAGTGATGGAAATAATGCATTACATGTACCCTATGCAGCTGAGAGTATGAAACAATCTAACACCTTTTACACTGTATGGTACTAAGTTATCTTATATAAAACATCTCTTAATCCcctggaaaaaaaagataattgcTTCTTTGTTTTCTCAGTGGCCAGATTGTAGGATTGGCTGAGGTAGGCACATGGACTATCTATTCTAGCACATGGACTCTCGCAGACGATCAACAacaaatttgtaaatgaaaaatatgttataaataaaacttttatatacgtatacttagcaatctaaaagtaaagaccgaaaaataaacttcggtgaaaaaaatctctaaaatcaactccaactttaagattaaaaattaaattttgtcttataagtataagcgaaaagacgggGTGTCATCTTTTAACATGATTGCCAAACCTCAGTTCGTGTTCAATTCGATTCCATCAGCTATCACCTCTTTGTGCTATTATATTGCTCTCCTTCACCAATCGGTTTTTAACCGGGTCAATTCCCTGTTTGATTCAATATCTATCCTTAAACAACCGTTAATACCAACTTTTGCCGTTAACATCTGCATGAACAGATTtgtataaaagaaattttatacatatattttttttataatttgtgttTGTAGGTATAAAGTTTCGTATTTATACTAGAAATTTTATGTAcagtaaatttatataaaggAACAAATCTGTAGAATATAAAGTATGTAGTatgaaaaatatctacatagcaaatatcatctttaaaaaatatatctacaaAGAGTATACACTAAAaagttgtatataaaattctgTAATAGAAAGGGCATCATCTTTTCACATGTActtgtaaaccaaaattttaatttttaatcttattgattttggggtttatTAGTTGTAGCGtattttcagcctttgtttttatatggCTAAAAACagatatataaactttttattagtaaatatacagtttgtatttttcaaagaaaatgtCAAAAGATGATcctaaaagtttatatatgcaaAGTTCGTAGATACGAAGTATTCACTTAGGTTAACAGGCACAGGAGGTTTCCCCGTTAGACTTTTCGCCATCTGTGGTCGATGCGGTGCGATCTTTGAGGTGGTCATAATTTGAACAGGAGGAAATACAAATGGCTCAGTTTGGTTAGAGCCCACTCTTATGAAATTTGGTGCTCCTCGTAGATCAGGCACTCCATTCGTAAGTTTGCAATAAAAAGAGTCGTTTCGACAGGGCATCAATCAAACCCAACCAAACCAAaggacagcagcagcaagattTGGCCCAGGCTAATCTGGCATACCGCTAGTACATGACGGGCGGCGTGAAGAGTCGCGCCCAGCCACCATGCAACCGTACTGTTGCACTGTTTATCCACGGTTCTCGGTATTGTTCATCTGCTTTCTCTTTTTGTCTggggtggtgtttagttgccacgtattttttgcaacaaaatcatatcgaacgtttgaccggacgtcggaagtagtttttggacacgaatgaaaaaatgaatttcacggctagcctaaaccgcgagacaaatcttttgagcctaattaatcggtcattagcacatattggttactgtagcacttatggctaatcatgtactaattaggctcaaaagattcgtctcaagatttctttcataactgtgcaaatagttttttagttcatctatgtttaatggtctatttagatgtccaaaaatttgatgtgatgtttttgaaaaaaatttggaaactaaacaatgccTGAGTTAATCAACCGTGTGCTGATTATCTGCTTTTACTGTTCATCTGGGTTGattaagatgataaattaGTGTTTCAAAAAACGTCAATCACAAGTAGTGTTCTTTCTGTATCTATTTTCTGCGACAATGCGCGGGGTGgtcggcttgttttatttagggtgtgtttggttggtggtcaaGGTGGGATGAGATATGtccattcatatttttagggatatggtgattcagttttatgtttggttagatggatagaatgatccaattttttgtttggttggatggatgaggaCAGATAGGATGgacatattgaattactaataaataataatataaattaatcatcatattttttatcggaattaatataaattatcaattaaatatatctatcatcattaatcaatactaatttaaacttggtaattactaattaatgtcaaaacaagctaattatcactaaataatcactaatgatcatgGTTCGCGATAGTGGATGAGCTAATCCGGCCAATTTGACCGGATACACCCATCCAGCATCTTCGTGGAATATTCTCTTTTTGGGCCACCATATCCAGTTtcgtccacgaaccaaacacatcaaaaaTCTGGATGACCATCTCCCATCCAGTTATATCCCACCAACTATACACACTCTTAATTGACGCGAGTCAAGGAAAGCCCGCTCCCCACCCACCGCGCGGTGG
This window harbors:
- the LOC102700140 gene encoding pentatricopeptide repeat-containing protein At5g61800; this translates as MPAPDVVSYNALMDGYVKAGRLGLAMREFEGMPERDAMSWGTVVAGCAKAGRLEEAVRLFDRMRKEGFRPDDVALAAVLSCCAQLGALEKGREVHDYVRQNIPRPNVFLCTGIVDLYAKCGCVEVAREVFEACPEKNVFTWNALIVGLAMHGHGRVALEYFDRMLVEGFRPDGTTFLGVLIGCSHAGLVDTSRRIFCEMEGKHGVHRELKHYGCMADLLGRAGFIEEAMEMVKKMPMEGDSYVWGGILAGCRMHGNVDYAEVAAQHLLELNPEDGGVYSVMAGIYADASRWEDVARIRKLMDERIGKRNAGCSLITMECKDGIKIMS